The Collimonas sp. PA-H2 genome contains a region encoding:
- a CDS encoding YqiA/YcfP family alpha/beta fold hydrolase, with protein MILYLHGFRSSPQSFKARLLAERMRLLGRADEYLCPQLPASPAAAITLAQELVRDVDPARLTLIGSSLGGYYATWLAQQSGCRAVLLNPAVKPPRDLEQYVGVSTQYHSNEPFEFKREYMAELQALQVDVISKPERYFLIAATGDEVLDWHEMVGHYPQARQLVIQGSDHGISEFAAYADEVLAFCGMAAGSGTR; from the coding sequence ATGATCCTGTATCTGCACGGTTTCCGCTCTTCGCCGCAATCGTTCAAGGCGCGCTTGCTGGCCGAACGCATGCGGCTGCTGGGGCGGGCCGATGAATACCTGTGTCCGCAGCTGCCGGCCTCGCCCGCGGCTGCGATCACGCTGGCGCAGGAGCTGGTGCGCGATGTCGACCCGGCGCGGCTGACGCTGATCGGCTCTTCGCTGGGCGGCTACTATGCCACCTGGCTGGCGCAGCAGAGCGGCTGCCGCGCGGTGCTGCTGAATCCGGCCGTCAAGCCGCCGCGCGACCTCGAGCAGTATGTCGGCGTCAGCACTCAATATCATTCCAATGAGCCGTTCGAGTTCAAGCGCGAATACATGGCGGAATTGCAAGCACTGCAGGTTGACGTCATCAGCAAGCCAGAACGCTATTTCCTGATTGCCGCCACCGGCGACGAAGTGCTGGACTGGCATGAAATGGTTGGCCATTACCCGCAAGCCCGGCAATTGGTGATCCAGGGCAGCGATCATGGCATCAGCGAATTTGCCGCATATGCCGATGAGGTGCTGGCTTTTTGCGGCATGGCGGCGGGATCGGGAACACGATGA
- the mpl gene encoding UDP-N-acetylmuramate:L-alanyl-gamma-D-glutamyl-meso-diaminopimelate ligase translates to MHIHILGICGTFMGGLAVLAKQAGHKVTGCDANVYPPMSTQLEAQGIALIQGFGVEQIALQPDLYVIGNVVVRGNPLMEEILNRGLPYISGPQWIGEHILRDKWVLAVAGTHGKTTTSAMLAWILEDAGYDPGFLIGGVPMNFGISARLSGQAGAAASPFFVIEADEYDTAFFDKRSKFVHYHAKTAILNNLEYDHADIFPNLAAIETQFHHLVRTVPGVGRLLVNAREPALQRVLERGCWSEKELFGGDGEQGWSLTTLDNGHFEVRFNGELQGRVQWELSGEHNRMNALAAIAAARHVGVPPAQAIAALARFENVKRRMELRGVVRDISVYDDFAHHPTAIATTVAGLRKKAGLARILAVLEPRSNTMKLGAMKDALPGSLDEADLVFGYGAKGSGKDALDWNLAEALQPLGAKASTYNELDQLVAAIVKVAQPGDQVLVMSNGGFGGVHQKLLTALAAQ, encoded by the coding sequence ATGCACATTCATATCCTTGGCATCTGCGGCACCTTTATGGGCGGTTTGGCGGTCTTGGCTAAACAGGCCGGACATAAAGTCACCGGCTGCGATGCCAATGTGTACCCGCCGATGAGCACCCAGCTTGAGGCCCAGGGAATCGCGCTGATCCAGGGCTTTGGCGTCGAGCAGATCGCCTTGCAGCCCGACCTGTACGTGATCGGCAATGTGGTGGTGCGCGGCAATCCGCTGATGGAAGAAATTCTGAACCGCGGCTTGCCTTATATTTCCGGACCGCAATGGATCGGTGAGCATATCCTGCGCGACAAATGGGTGCTGGCAGTTGCCGGCACGCATGGCAAGACCACGACATCGGCCATGCTGGCCTGGATCCTGGAAGACGCCGGCTACGATCCGGGTTTCCTGATCGGCGGCGTGCCGATGAATTTCGGAATTTCGGCACGCCTGTCGGGCCAGGCTGGCGCCGCCGCGTCGCCGTTCTTTGTGATCGAAGCGGATGAGTACGACACGGCATTCTTCGACAAGCGCAGCAAATTTGTCCATTACCACGCCAAGACGGCCATCCTGAACAACCTGGAATACGATCACGCCGATATTTTCCCCAACCTGGCGGCCATAGAAACCCAGTTCCATCATCTGGTGCGCACCGTGCCCGGCGTCGGCCGCCTGCTGGTGAACGCTCGCGAACCGGCCTTGCAGCGGGTGCTGGAACGCGGCTGCTGGAGCGAAAAGGAATTGTTCGGCGGCGACGGTGAGCAAGGCTGGTCGCTGACGACGCTGGACAACGGCCATTTCGAGGTACGTTTCAATGGTGAGCTGCAAGGCCGTGTGCAATGGGAGCTGAGCGGCGAGCATAACCGTATGAATGCGCTGGCGGCGATTGCCGCGGCGCGCCATGTCGGCGTGCCGCCGGCGCAGGCGATTGCCGCGCTGGCGCGCTTCGAGAATGTCAAACGGCGCATGGAGTTGCGCGGCGTCGTGAGGGATATTTCCGTGTACGACGATTTCGCCCACCATCCGACCGCTATCGCCACCACCGTCGCCGGCTTGCGCAAGAAAGCCGGCCTGGCCCGCATCCTGGCGGTGCTGGAGCCACGTTCCAATACGATGAAACTGGGCGCCATGAAAGATGCGCTGCCGGGTAGCCTGGACGAAGCCGACCTGGTGTTCGGCTACGGCGCCAAGGGCAGCGGCAAGGATGCCCTGGATTGGAACCTAGCCGAAGCGCTGCAGCCGCTTGGCGCCAAAGCGAGTACTTACAATGAGCTGGACCAGCTGGTGGCGGCGATCGTCAAGGTTGCGCAGCCAGGCGACCAGGTGCTGGTGATGAGCAATGGCGGCTTCGGCGGCGTCCACCAGAAACTGCTGACGGCGCTGGCTGCCCAATGA
- a CDS encoding ribonuclease catalytic domain-containing protein: MNLFFEESGDFKAGAVLSQQGEAYQVELPTGKRSKVKAKDVLLQFTSPTPQDLLDEAKQIAQGMELDFLWEVAGQEEFGFAELGVEYFGHAPLPAEAAGLLLSLHTAPIYFYKKGKGRYKAAPEASLRAAQAGIEKKRQQALIQAGYVDQLKAGQLPEVMKPLALQLLFKPDKNSLEYKALEAACNELQTSPQRLMLAVGGIASPKQLHLSKFLLEFFPKGAGFPKIAIPAVADLPLAQVQAFSIDDVTTTEIDDALSVQTLADGNVRIGIHIAAPGLGIKRGDPLDVIARARMSTVYMPGDKITMLPDELVEAFTLAEGKSCPALSLYATLNPADWSLIGTETKAELVPISANLRHNTLDELVTEENLANDAGDYPHKADIAVLWKWIQVLEQGRMAKREGFGLRPEQNNRVDFNFYVEDDVVTIARRKRGAPLDKIVAELMIFANSSWGKLMSDHGVPGIYRAQGGGSGGWAAKMQVRMVTHAAPHQGLGVDQYAWSTSPLRRYTDLVNQWQILACVEGGVAAPLVAPFKPRDADLFAIVSGFDAAYSGYGDFQSNMERYWCLRWLGQEQARQVEAAVLKDEILRLAEIPLIIKLPGMQQLARGTQVKLDIIRWDEVDLTVEARLLEVSAPPEGQQLDEPEEEEEMAAELDAAMDMPHESTEAELEAALESEAVAPAADDESATQESKPATE, encoded by the coding sequence ATGAATCTATTTTTTGAAGAGTCCGGCGACTTTAAAGCAGGTGCCGTACTGTCGCAGCAAGGCGAGGCCTATCAGGTCGAACTGCCAACGGGCAAACGCAGCAAGGTGAAAGCCAAGGACGTACTGTTGCAATTTACTTCACCGACGCCGCAGGATCTGCTGGATGAAGCCAAGCAGATCGCGCAAGGCATGGAGCTCGATTTCCTGTGGGAAGTCGCGGGCCAGGAAGAATTCGGCTTTGCCGAACTGGGCGTCGAGTATTTCGGCCATGCGCCCTTGCCGGCGGAAGCTGCCGGTTTGCTGCTGAGCCTGCACACCGCGCCGATCTACTTTTATAAAAAGGGCAAGGGCCGTTACAAGGCCGCGCCGGAAGCATCGCTGAGGGCGGCCCAGGCTGGGATCGAAAAGAAACGGCAGCAAGCGCTGATCCAGGCCGGCTATGTCGACCAGCTCAAGGCCGGCCAGCTGCCGGAGGTGATGAAGCCGCTGGCGCTGCAACTGTTGTTCAAGCCGGACAAGAACAGCCTCGAATACAAGGCGTTGGAGGCGGCCTGCAACGAATTGCAGACTTCGCCGCAGCGTTTGATGCTGGCGGTCGGCGGCATTGCTTCGCCGAAGCAGCTGCACCTGTCCAAATTCTTGCTGGAATTTTTCCCCAAGGGTGCGGGCTTTCCCAAGATCGCCATCCCGGCGGTGGCCGATCTGCCCTTGGCGCAGGTGCAGGCATTCTCCATCGATGACGTCACCACCACGGAAATCGACGATGCCTTGTCGGTGCAGACGCTGGCTGACGGCAATGTCCGCATCGGCATCCATATCGCCGCACCGGGCCTGGGCATCAAGCGCGGCGATCCTCTGGACGTGATCGCGCGGGCGCGCATGTCGACCGTCTACATGCCGGGTGACAAAATCACCATGCTGCCGGACGAACTGGTGGAAGCGTTCACACTGGCGGAAGGCAAGAGCTGCCCGGCGCTGTCGTTGTACGCAACGCTGAATCCGGCCGACTGGAGCTTGATCGGAACGGAAACCAAGGCCGAGCTGGTGCCGATTTCCGCCAACCTCCGCCACAACACGCTGGACGAACTGGTGACGGAAGAGAATCTGGCCAACGACGCCGGCGACTATCCGCACAAGGCCGATATCGCCGTGTTGTGGAAATGGATACAGGTTTTGGAGCAAGGCCGCATGGCCAAGCGCGAAGGCTTCGGCTTGCGGCCAGAGCAGAACAACCGCGTCGATTTCAATTTCTACGTCGAGGACGATGTCGTTACTATCGCGCGCCGCAAGCGCGGTGCGCCGCTGGACAAGATTGTCGCCGAGCTGATGATCTTCGCCAACAGCAGCTGGGGCAAGCTGATGTCGGACCACGGCGTGCCCGGCATCTATCGGGCCCAGGGCGGCGGCAGCGGCGGCTGGGCTGCCAAGATGCAGGTGCGCATGGTGACGCACGCCGCGCCCCACCAGGGCCTGGGGGTCGATCAATATGCGTGGAGCACTTCCCCTCTGCGCCGCTACACCGACCTGGTCAACCAGTGGCAGATACTGGCTTGCGTCGAAGGCGGCGTCGCCGCGCCGCTGGTGGCGCCGTTCAAGCCGCGCGATGCCGATCTGTTCGCGATCGTCTCCGGCTTCGACGCCGCTTACTCCGGCTACGGCGACTTCCAGTCGAACATGGAGCGCTACTGGTGCTTGCGCTGGCTGGGCCAGGAACAGGCGCGCCAGGTTGAAGCCGCAGTGCTGAAGGATGAAATCCTGCGGCTGGCCGAAATCCCGCTGATCATCAAATTGCCGGGCATGCAACAACTGGCGCGCGGCACCCAGGTCAAGCTGGACATCATCCGCTGGGACGAGGTCGACCTGACGGTTGAGGCGCGCTTGCTGGAAGTCTCGGCGCCGCCGGAAGGCCAGCAGCTCGACGAGCCGGAGGAGGAAGAGGAAATGGCTGCGGAACTGGATGCCGCCATGGACATGCCGCACGAGAGCACCGAAGCCGAGCTGGAAGCTGCGCTGGAGAGTGAAGCTGTGGCGCCGGCCGCTGATGACGAGAGTGCAACTCAGGAGAGCAAACCGGCAACGGAATGA
- a CDS encoding chorismate lyase, which yields MTPHAKWHDHANGVAPSVNMRDWLTDRVSLTYKLMAHCQQFRVQRLRQQRALPLAEEWQAIGLARRQQVQERDVLLRCDGRPMVLGHTVLALDATTTEWPFFSSLGERSLGSTLFGDPLVMRGQLQYARLYGGHPLAQRMAAASGVDSFAYPLWARRSAFRRKTGIMLVTEVFFPEIEELRRARPDIKVLSAGFSISSDLSRHIHPAHQLLSFGAAR from the coding sequence ATGACACCCCATGCCAAATGGCACGACCACGCCAACGGTGTAGCGCCGTCCGTCAATATGCGCGACTGGCTGACCGATCGCGTCTCGCTGACCTACAAGCTGATGGCGCACTGTCAGCAGTTCCGGGTGCAGCGCCTGCGCCAGCAGCGGGCGCTGCCGCTGGCCGAAGAATGGCAGGCGATCGGCTTGGCGCGCCGCCAGCAGGTGCAGGAACGCGATGTGCTGCTGCGTTGCGACGGCCGTCCCATGGTGCTGGGCCACACGGTGCTGGCGCTGGATGCGACCACCACCGAATGGCCGTTCTTCAGCAGTCTGGGTGAGCGCTCACTTGGCTCGACTCTGTTTGGCGATCCGCTGGTGATGCGCGGACAGTTGCAATATGCGCGCCTGTATGGCGGTCATCCGCTGGCGCAACGAATGGCCGCTGCCAGCGGCGTCGACAGTTTCGCTTATCCACTGTGGGCCAGGCGTTCGGCCTTCCGGCGCAAGACCGGCATCATGCTGGTGACAGAAGTATTTTTCCCCGAGATCGAGGAATTGCGGCGAGCGCGGCCAGATATCAAGGTGCTGTCCGCTGGTTTTTCCATTTCTTCCGATCTATCCCGGCATATCCATCCGGCCCATCAATTACTTTCCTTTGGCGCTGCAAGATAG
- a CDS encoding TlpA disulfide reductase family protein, protein MKRNIFIFVPIALLFCAIGVYFGIQRNTPTAPENAAVAALFAQEIPDAGGKASSLAQWKGKPLVVNFWATWCAPCVEEMPELNALQGEIAAKNIQIIGIGVDSADNIAKFAEKYKISYPLYVAGTGATVLLRQFGNQSGGLPFTVLIGRDGEVKKMYLGSIKFDELRKDLSLL, encoded by the coding sequence ATGAAAAGAAATATTTTTATATTTGTGCCGATTGCGCTCTTATTTTGCGCGATCGGCGTGTATTTCGGCATACAGCGCAATACCCCGACCGCCCCCGAGAACGCCGCAGTGGCCGCGCTGTTTGCACAGGAAATACCGGATGCCGGCGGCAAAGCCAGCTCCCTCGCGCAATGGAAAGGCAAACCGCTGGTCGTCAATTTCTGGGCGACCTGGTGCGCACCCTGCGTGGAAGAAATGCCGGAACTGAATGCCTTGCAGGGCGAGATAGCCGCGAAAAATATTCAAATTATCGGGATCGGTGTCGATTCTGCTGATAACATCGCGAAATTCGCCGAGAAATACAAAATCTCCTACCCCCTGTATGTGGCCGGCACCGGCGCCACCGTACTGCTGCGGCAGTTCGGCAACCAATCCGGCGGCCTGCCCTTTACGGTCTTGATCGGGCGCGACGGCGAGGTGAAGAAGATGTATCTTGGCAGCATTAAATTCGATGAACTGCGGAAAGATTTGTCCCTGCTGTAA
- a CDS encoding TonB C-terminal domain-containing protein: MKSFFQNRILVGAIAASVLAHAALLAVRFAAPEAFKLKPTDPALEVILVNAKHNTKPVKPEALAQANLDGGGNADAGRAKSPLPDMRKSEDGDNVQAAQRRIEQLEQQQQQMLAQMNKQTPLKMPAMDVQDKTSDNTPQPSGRDLVESAKAIARREAEISKNIDDYNKRPKKTQITPSTRAVGYAAYYKAFQDRVEKLGTLNFPKKNGKNLYGKLVVYIPIYQDGSLYTKEGGARIERGSGNRDLDAATLKIIERSAPFGRFPENMRSSGKDDVWEVISTFEFTREGLLEAQLMSGVNQ, encoded by the coding sequence GTGAAATCCTTTTTTCAAAATCGAATCCTGGTCGGCGCCATCGCGGCATCGGTATTGGCGCATGCGGCGCTGCTGGCGGTGCGTTTCGCTGCGCCTGAAGCCTTCAAGCTGAAGCCCACCGATCCAGCGCTGGAAGTGATCCTGGTCAACGCCAAGCACAACACCAAGCCTGTCAAGCCTGAGGCGCTGGCGCAAGCCAACCTGGATGGCGGCGGCAATGCCGACGCCGGCCGCGCCAAATCGCCGCTGCCGGACATGCGCAAATCGGAAGACGGCGACAATGTCCAGGCCGCTCAGCGCCGCATCGAGCAGCTGGAGCAGCAGCAACAGCAGATGCTGGCGCAGATGAACAAGCAGACGCCTTTGAAGATGCCTGCCATGGATGTGCAGGACAAGACCAGCGACAACACGCCGCAGCCCAGCGGCAGGGACCTGGTCGAAAGCGCCAAGGCGATCGCCCGCAGGGAAGCGGAAATCTCGAAGAATATCGACGATTACAACAAGCGGCCGAAAAAGACCCAGATCACGCCGAGTACCCGTGCGGTCGGCTACGCGGCTTATTACAAGGCGTTCCAGGACCGTGTCGAAAAACTGGGCACCTTGAATTTTCCGAAAAAGAATGGCAAGAACCTGTACGGCAAGCTGGTGGTCTATATTCCAATTTACCAGGATGGCTCTCTGTATACCAAAGAGGGCGGCGCCCGCATCGAACGCGGTTCCGGCAATCGCGACCTCGATGCCGCTACCTTGAAAATCATCGAGCGCTCGGCGCCGTTCGGACGCTTCCCCGAGAATATGCGAAGCAGCGGTAAAGACGATGTGTGGGAAGTGATTTCCACTTTCGAATTTACCCG